In one window of Tenacibaculum mesophilum DNA:
- a CDS encoding M1 family metallopeptidase, producing the protein MRKYSTLLFSALFVSASLFAQEAPKKERQQGHTDQNKFRQLKDVLATPNDQRTASGAPGHAYTQQKVDYVMNLRLDEATDRLYGDEDITYHNNSKDHLEYLWLQLDQNMRAPDSKSPLAESNAARSFQTPDKFVSDNMDKPKAFGFNIEAVKYADGRDLSHTINRTMMRINLPKPLAPGEIFKFKIKWNYLINNSVEDGGRSGFESFPDGNKNYTIAQFFPRLCVYNNVEGWQNMQFWGRSEWALEFGDYDVKITVPADHILEATGELQNEKEVLSREQRKRLEKARKSFKDPVFIVTQKEAEENEKQGTTKTKTWHFKANKVRDFAFASSRKYIWDAMAVDINGKTVMALSLYPKEGNPLWEEHSTRVVANTLEEYSKMTFDYPYSKAVSVHAKRQGMEYPMICFNYGRPNPDGTYSDRVKNGMIGVITHEVGHNFFPMIVNSDERQWTWMDEGLNSFVEILAELDYDPNFNTGNLPKDIVRYMSLDQDRLSPIMSQGDYVHNFGPNAYTKPAAGLYMLRQTIMGPELFDYAFRTYSKRWMFKHPTPADFFRTMEDASGMDLDWFWRGWFYTTDYTDIGIKEVKPLYLTNKPNEESKKLQQQYPSYFAQLGKLVYLTTKKEDADKSEIEAYINSLPSDKKANLKSIPNYIYQVEFEKPGGLVMPIIVELTYADGSKKRQTFPAQIWKKNEHKVKRVFTSTQEIKSIVVDPDLETADIDTSNNSWPKQTTNKFDAFKKKAKN; encoded by the coding sequence ATGAGAAAATATTCTACGCTATTATTTTCAGCGCTCTTTGTATCAGCTTCTTTATTTGCCCAAGAAGCACCTAAAAAAGAACGTCAACAAGGTCATACCGACCAAAACAAATTTCGACAATTAAAAGATGTATTAGCTACTCCTAACGATCAACGTACAGCATCAGGAGCCCCTGGTCATGCATACACACAACAAAAAGTTGATTATGTAATGAACTTACGCTTAGATGAAGCTACAGATAGATTGTACGGAGATGAAGATATTACTTACCACAACAACTCTAAAGATCATTTAGAGTATTTATGGTTACAGTTAGATCAAAATATGCGAGCTCCAGATTCTAAATCTCCCTTGGCAGAATCTAATGCAGCAAGAAGTTTTCAAACTCCTGATAAATTTGTGAGTGACAATATGGATAAACCAAAAGCATTTGGTTTTAATATTGAAGCCGTAAAATATGCTGATGGTAGAGATTTATCTCATACTATTAATCGCACAATGATGCGTATTAACTTGCCTAAGCCATTGGCTCCTGGTGAGATCTTTAAATTCAAAATTAAGTGGAACTACTTAATTAACAACTCTGTTGAAGACGGTGGTCGTTCTGGTTTTGAATCTTTTCCTGACGGAAATAAAAACTATACTATCGCTCAATTTTTTCCAAGATTATGTGTGTACAACAATGTTGAAGGATGGCAAAACATGCAGTTTTGGGGACGTAGTGAATGGGCTTTAGAATTTGGTGATTACGATGTAAAAATTACTGTTCCTGCCGATCATATTTTAGAGGCTACTGGTGAACTACAAAACGAAAAAGAGGTATTAAGTAGAGAACAACGTAAACGTCTTGAAAAAGCTAGAAAATCTTTTAAAGACCCAGTGTTTATTGTTACTCAAAAAGAAGCTGAAGAAAACGAAAAGCAAGGAACTACTAAAACTAAAACTTGGCACTTTAAGGCAAATAAAGTACGTGATTTTGCTTTTGCTTCATCAAGAAAATATATTTGGGATGCTATGGCTGTAGATATTAATGGTAAAACCGTTATGGCATTATCTTTATACCCAAAAGAAGGAAACCCGCTATGGGAAGAGCACTCTACTCGTGTTGTTGCTAATACATTAGAAGAGTATTCTAAAATGACTTTTGATTATCCATATTCTAAAGCAGTATCAGTACACGCTAAGCGTCAAGGAATGGAGTATCCTATGATTTGTTTTAACTACGGACGCCCAAATCCTGATGGAACCTATTCTGATAGAGTTAAAAACGGAATGATTGGAGTAATTACTCATGAAGTTGGTCATAACTTCTTCCCTATGATTGTAAACTCTGACGAGCGTCAGTGGACTTGGATGGATGAAGGCTTAAATTCATTTGTTGAAATTTTAGCTGAGTTAGACTACGACCCAAACTTTAACACTGGTAACTTACCTAAAGATATTGTTCGTTACATGAGTTTAGATCAAGATAGGTTAAGCCCTATCATGTCTCAAGGTGATTATGTACATAATTTCGGGCCTAATGCTTATACAAAACCAGCTGCTGGTTTATACATGTTGCGTCAAACAATTATGGGACCTGAGTTATTTGACTATGCTTTTAGAACATACTCTAAAAGATGGATGTTTAAGCACCCTACCCCTGCCGATTTCTTTAGAACAATGGAAGATGCTTCTGGTATGGACTTAGACTGGTTTTGGAGAGGTTGGTTCTACACCACTGATTATACTGATATTGGAATTAAAGAGGTTAAGCCTTTATATTTAACCAATAAGCCAAATGAAGAAAGTAAGAAGTTACAACAGCAATATCCTTCTTATTTTGCGCAATTAGGTAAGTTAGTTTACTTAACTACTAAAAAAGAAGATGCTGATAAATCTGAAATAGAAGCATATATTAATAGCTTACCTTCAGACAAGAAAGCTAATTTAAAAAGTATACCTAATTATATTTATCAAGTTGAGTTTGAAAAACCAGGTGGTTTAGTAATGCCTATTATTGTGGAATTAACGTATGCAGATGGTTCTAAAAAACGCCAAACTTTCCCTGCTCAAATTTGGAAAAAAAATGAGCATAAAGTAAAAAGAGTATTT
- a CDS encoding DUF6702 family protein, which produces MKKLFVLLLVLPLLSFTLHKYYVALTEIEYREDTQSVQMIMNVFMDDIELAINKDYNTNLQIATKNELTSINEYYYKYLKTHFKVIINNEEKNYKFIGKEYDGNIVYFYLEIENVSLPKSIKIENNVLVEHFPDQQNLIKATVKKERKSLFLSSNNDKGLLNF; this is translated from the coding sequence ATGAAAAAACTTTTTGTTCTCTTATTAGTCCTTCCCTTACTATCATTCACTCTGCATAAATACTATGTTGCGTTAACTGAAATTGAATACAGAGAAGATACTCAAAGCGTACAAATGATTATGAATGTTTTTATGGATGATATTGAGCTCGCCATAAATAAAGATTACAATACCAACCTACAAATTGCCACTAAAAACGAATTAACATCTATTAATGAATACTATTACAAATACTTAAAAACTCATTTTAAAGTTATTATTAACAATGAAGAAAAAAACTACAAGTTTATAGGTAAGGAATACGATGGTAATATTGTTTACTTTTATTTAGAGATAGAAAATGTTTCATTGCCAAAATCAATAAAAATAGAAAACAATGTTTTAGTTGAGCATTTCCCTGATCAACAAAACCTTATTAAAGCAACTGTTAAAAAGGAGCGCAAAAGTTTGTTTTTATCAAGCAATAATGATAAAGGTTTGTTAAATTTTTAA
- a CDS encoding carboxypeptidase-like regulatory domain-containing protein, protein MKKVLIALLFLSQFVFSQEERKTLFGIVYDENGVLENAHIVNFSTNQATFSNENGEYRLFARPTDSIRYSSIGYKTIYEKLTKADFNTYRKRTTLEKQDYELDEVLLRNNELSGELAKDLRKVKRDKNLEIASKATDFSNVNYSNYHSDDYISKHVKPNVVNVDPTKAFEGMGTTNTFPVKNSEKLIKLRKELAFKENMPAKLLNELGEDFFFVELKIPVDKYYHFLEYCNPLGIEKLYQNREVLKVIKIFRKEHTGYLKLIGKD, encoded by the coding sequence ATGAAGAAAGTTCTAATAGCCTTGTTATTTTTATCACAATTCGTATTCTCTCAAGAAGAACGAAAAACACTTTTTGGAATTGTTTATGATGAAAATGGTGTGCTAGAAAATGCTCATATTGTTAACTTTTCAACAAACCAAGCCACGTTTTCTAACGAGAATGGAGAATACAGACTTTTTGCTAGACCTACAGATTCTATTAGATATAGTAGTATAGGTTATAAAACCATTTATGAAAAACTAACCAAAGCCGACTTTAATACCTACAGAAAAAGAACTACTCTTGAAAAACAAGATTATGAACTAGATGAAGTTTTACTAAGAAACAACGAATTATCAGGTGAACTTGCCAAAGACCTTAGAAAGGTAAAGCGTGATAAAAACTTAGAAATAGCAAGTAAAGCTACCGACTTTTCAAATGTTAATTACAGTAATTACCATTCAGACGATTATATAAGTAAACACGTAAAACCTAATGTAGTAAATGTTGACCCTACAAAAGCTTTTGAAGGAATGGGTACTACCAACACGTTTCCTGTAAAAAACTCAGAAAAACTAATAAAACTTCGTAAAGAATTAGCTTTTAAAGAAAATATGCCTGCTAAATTACTTAATGAATTAGGAGAAGACTTCTTTTTTGTTGAACTTAAAATTCCGGTTGATAAATATTATCACTTTTTAGAATATTGTAATCCGTTAGGAATAGAAAAACTATATCAAAACCGTGAAGTGTTAAAAGTTATTAAAATATTTAGAAAAGAACATACAGGATACCTCAAACTTATTGGAAAAGATTAA